One part of the Pithys albifrons albifrons isolate INPA30051 chromosome 21, PitAlb_v1, whole genome shotgun sequence genome encodes these proteins:
- the PHF12 gene encoding PHD finger protein 12, producing MWEKMETKTIVYDLDTSGGLMEQIQALLAPPKSEDGEKKSRRPEKEPRRSGRATNHDSCDSCKEGGDLLCCDHCPAAFHLQCCNPPLSEEMLPPGEWMCHRCTVRRKKREQKKELGQVNGLVDKSGKRTTSPTSDADLLDRSGSSIRANAHARILERRASRPGTPTSNASTETPNSEQNDVDEDIIDVDDDSAIAEMDCGQPQLKRPFELLIAAAMERNPTQFQLPNELTCTTALPGTSKRRRKEETTGKNVKKAQHELDHNGLVPLPVKVCFTCNRSCRVAPLIQCDYCPLLFHMDCLEPPLTAMPLGRWMCPNHIEHVVLNQKNLTLSNRCRVFDRFQDTISQHVVKVDFLNRVHKKHPPNRRVLQSVKRKGLKVPDAIKSQYRLPPPLLAPAAIRDGELICNGVPEEPLRKHLLNTEHLASQTEQQEWLCSVVALQCSILKHLSAKQMTSLWDSEQTEKADIKPVIVADGSLTNPYQAADKAPTPSLYSMSSCTSGITTQNSLSSSQSQQTLSQEDVNCSSCIDKSKKVSSCGTSNGPTASDIKVNGPHFHGVSSESSAQLTDSQRLMGSGNTIPVLSHRQTWPRPLTPPASCGLLNHTIGTIVKTENAAGPVSCAQRGSAPVASLPTSISSSCASLETTSTLQRKNVQTQIGPPLTAELRAGGSPLTATRALTPPQAAGDGISAVGATNRFCSPAPPSDGKVSPSTLSIGSALPSSLTSNSSAMLDFTSSLKAFMDGEIEINMLDEQLIKFLALQRIHQLFPPKAQSLASSVNSHQQTPVGNHIEVQKKEVQARAVFYPLMGLGGAVNMCYRTLYIGTGADMDVCLTSYGHCNYVSGKHACIFYDENTKHYELLNYSEHGTTVDNVLYSCDFSEKMTPTPPSSIVAKVQSVIKRHKSRKQEEEPHEEAAVMNSQAQGQHRKPCNCKASSSSLIGGSGAGWEGTALLHHGSYIKLGCLQFVFSITEFATKQPKGDTALVQDMDLEEKLSLKPHQVPVLRSNSVP from the exons ATGTGGGAGAAGATGGAGACCAAGACGATCGTGTACGACCTGGACACCTCCGGGGGGCTCATGGAG cAAATCCAGGCCCTCCTGGCTCCCCCCAAGAGCGAAGATGGGGAGAAGAAGAGCAGGAGGCCCGAGAAGGAGCCCAGGCGAAGTGGCAGGGCCACTAACCACGATAGCTGCGATAGCTGCAAGGAAGGAGGGGATCTGCTGTGCTGCGATCACTGCCCGGCCGCTTTCCACCTCCAGTGCTG CAACCCTCCGCTCAGCGAGGAAATGCTGCCGCCGGGGGAGTGGATGTGCCACCGCTGCACCGTGCGCCGCAAG AAGCGAGAACAGAAGAAAGAGCTGGGGCAGGTAAATGGATTGGTGGACAAATCTGGGAAAAGGACCACCTCCCCCACCAGTGACGCAGACCTGTTGGACAGGTCTGGCAGCAGCATCAGGGCTAATGCGCATGCCAGGATCTTGGAAAGGAGAGCAAGCCGGCCTGGCACTCCCACATCCAATGCCAGCACCGAGACCCCCAACTCAGAGCAGAATGATGTCGATGAGGACATAATTGACGTGGATGATGACTCTGCCATTGCAGAAATGGACtgtgggcagccccagctgaaGCGACCCTTTGAGCTTCTTATTGCTGCTGCCATGGAAAGGAACCCAACGCAGTTCCAGCTGCCGAATGAACTGACCTGCACCACAGCACTTCCAG GTACTAgtaagaggaggagaaaggaagaaaccaCGGGAAAGAATGTCAAGAAAGCACAACATGAGTTAGACCACAATGGTTTGGTTCCCTTGCCAGTGAAAGTCTGCTTCACATGCAACAG GAGTTGCAGAGTGGCACCTCTAATCCAGTGTGATTATTGCCCACTCCTGTTCCACATGGATTGTCTGGAGCCACCGCTTACTGCCATGCCCCTGGGTAGATGGATGTGCCCAAACCACATAGAACACGTGGTG CTGAACCAGAAGAACTTGACCCTGAGTAATCGGTGCCGAGTATTTGACCGGTTCCAGGACACCATTTCTCAGCACGTTGTCAAAGTGGATTTCTTAAACCGAGTCCATAAGAAACATCCTCCGAATCGCAGAGTTCTTCAGTCAGTGAAGAGAAAAGGTTTGAAG GTTCCTGATGCTATAAAGTCCCAATACCGACTTCCACCCCCGTTACTTGCGCCTGCAGCGATTCGAGATGGTGAGCTGATCTGTAACGGGGTCCCTGAGGAACCCTTGCGGAAGCACCTTTTGAACACTGAGCACTTAGCCAGCCAGACAGAACAACAGGAG TGGCTCTGTAGTGTTGTTGCGCTCCAGTGCAGCATATTGAAACATTTATCTGCTAAGCAGATGACTTCGCTTTGGGACTCTGAACAAACAGAGAAGGCTGATATTAAGCCTGTTATTGTGGCAGATGGCTCGCTCACCAACCCTTACCAGGCAGCTGACAAGGCACCCACACCTTCCCTCTATTCCATGTCATCCTGCACCTCAGGGATTACCACCCAGAATTCCTTGAGCTCCTCACAATCCCAGCAGACTTTGTCACAGGAAGATGTCAACTGCAGCTCTTGTATAGATAAATCCAAGAAGGTGTCTTCTTGTGGGACTTCGAATGGGCCGACAGCCTCTGACATTAAAGTGAACGGGCCTCACTTCCATGGTGTTTCATCTGAATCTTCAGCACAGTTGACTGACTCCCAGAGGCTAATGGGCTCTGGGAACACAATACCTGTTTTGTCTCATCGGCAAACGTGGCCTCGGCCCCTCACGCCCCCAGCGAGTTGTGGACTTCTGAATCACACCATTGGAACCATTGTCAAAACGGAGAACGCCGCAGGACCCGTTTCTTGTGCACAAAGGGGTTCTGCGCCAGTCGCGAGCTTGCCCACCTCCATATCGagctcctgtgccagcctggagaCCACCAGCACTTTGCAAAGGAAGAATGTGCAGACGCAGATCGGGCCGCCGCTGACGGCAGAGCTGCGGGCCGGGGGCTCCCCGCTCACCGCCACCCGGGCGCTCAcccctccccaggctgcaggagatggCATCTCGGCTGTTGGGGCCACAAACAGATTCTGTTCACCAGCACCACCTTCAG ATGGTAAGGTCAGTCCCAGCACCTTGTCCATAGGAAGCGCTTTACCCTCATCACTCACGTCGAACTCCTCAGCTATGTTGGACTTCACCTCTTCCCTGAAAGCGTTTATGGATGGTG AGATTGAGATAAATATGCTGGATGAGCAGCTGATCAAGTTTCTGGCCTTGCAGAGAATACATCAGCTCTTTCCTCCCAAAGCTCAGTCTCTAGCGAGCAGTGTCAATTCCCATCAGCAAACTCCTGTGGGAAATCACATTGAAG TGCAAAAGAAGGAAGTGCAAGCCCGGGCAGTGTTCTATCCTCTGATGGGCCTGGGGGGTGCAGTCAATATGTGCTATCGAACCCTCTACATTGGGACAG GAGCTGATATGGATGTGTGCCTTACAAGCTATGGTCACTGTAACTATGTGTCTGGCAAACATGCCTGTATATTCTATGATGAG aatacAAAGCATTACGAGCTGTTGAACTACAGTGAGCACGGGACAACTGTGGACAATGTTCTGTATTCGTGTGACTTCTCGGAGAAGATGACGCCCACTCCTCCCAGCAGTATTGTTGCCAAAGTGCAGAGTGTGATAA aacgacataaaagcagaaaacaagaaGAGGAGCCACATGAAGAAGCTGCTGTGATGAATTCACAGGCACAAGGGCAGCATCGGAAACCTTGTAACTGCAaagccagcagctccagcctgatcgggggcagcggggcgggcTGGGAGGGCACGGCCCTGCTCCACCACGGCAGTTACATCAAGCTGGGCTGCCTGCAGTTCGTTTTCAGCATCACCGAATTTGCGACCAAACAGCCCAAGGGGGACACTGCCTTAGTACAAGACATGGACTTGGAGGAGAAGCTTTCTCTGAAACCCCACCAGGTGCCCGTGCTGCGGTCCAACTCAGTTCCCTAG